The following is a genomic window from bacterium.
ACGCTCCGGCAGATGCAGCAGGCGGAGATCATCATCGCCCCGGCACTGTCGACGGAAGGCAAAACGCTGCAGATCGCCCAGCGCGTCGGGCAGGGGCGCTAGCGGGATGAGCCGCACGCTCAAAGAAGGGCGGCCCGCCGGCGGGCAACGCGAGTCGGGCGCGGCGCAGATCCCCCGGTCGGTCCAGGACTTGGTCGTCGTCCTGGATTTCGGGGCGCAGTACAGCCAACTGATCGCCCGCCGGGTCCGCGAACTGCGCGTGTACAGCCTCATCCTGCCCTTCGACACCCCGCTCGAGGAGCTGAGGGACCTCCGACCGCGGGGGCTGATCCTGTCCGGCGGGCCGGCCAGCGTCTACGATCCTGGCGCCCCCCGGTGCGATCCCGCGTTGTTCGCCTGCGGGATCCCGACCCTCGGGATCTGCTACGGCATGCAGTTGATGGCGCACAGCCTGGGAGGGCGCACGGGGCCGGCGGGCCGGCGGGAGTACGGGCGCACCCGGTTGTTCGTGGACGAGTCGGAAGGTTCGGACAGAATCTTTCACGGCCTGGAGCGGCGCCTGCTCTGCTGGATGAGCCACGGGGACACGGTCCACGCGCTGCCGGCGGGGTTCGAGACCCTCGCCCACTCCGACCACAGCCCCCACGCCGCGATCGCCGATCGCGTCCGGCGGCTGTACGGCCTGCAGTTTCACCCGGAGGTCTCCCACACCCCCTGGGGTACCGACGTCCTGCGGAACTTCCTCTACGAGGTCTGCGGGTGCGCCGCGTCGTGGTCGATGACCTCGTTTACCGAGCGCGCCGTGGAGGAGATCCGCGACCAGATCACGACCGGGCGCGCGATCTGTGCCCTCTCCGGCGGGGTAGATTCGGCCGCGGCCGCCGGGCTCGCCTTCCGCGCCATCGGCGACCGGCTGACCTGTGTCTTCGTCGACCACGGTCTCTTGCGCCGGGGTGAGGCCGCGCAGGTCGTCGAGGTCTTCCGCGACCACTTCGGGGTCCATCTCGTCCACGTGGACGCGCGCGCCCGCTTTTTGGCGCGGCTGACGGACGTCGCCGATCCGGAACGGAAGCGCACCCTGATCGGCAACGAGTTCATCACGGTCTTTGCCGAGGAGGCCGTCCGGATCGGGCGGCCGGAGTTTCTCGTGCAGGGGACCCTCTACCCCGATGTCATCGAGAGCGGCACCCGCACCGCCGCCCGGATCAAGACCCACCACAACGTCGGCGGGCTGCCCGCCGAGATGCCGTTCCGGCTGGTCGAGCCGCTGCGCACCCTGTTCAAGGACGAGGTGCGCCTGGTCGCCCGCTCGCTGGGGCTGCCCGAGGAGATGGTGTGGCGCCACCCGTTTCCGGGACCGGGGCTCGCCATCCGGGTGCTCGGCGAGGTGACCGAGGATCGGCTGGCGATCCTCCGGGAGGCGGACGCGATCGTCACCGAGGAGATCGGCCGGAGCGGATTGGGGCGGGAGCTGTGGCAGGCCTTCGCCGTCCTCCTGCCCGTCCACTCCGTGGGCGTGGCCGGGGACGCCCGGACCTACGGGCACGTCGTCGCGGTCCGGGCGGTAACCAGTCAGGATGGGATGACGGCGGACTGGGCCCGGCTGCCCGCCGACCTGCTGGAGACGATCAGCAACCGCATCACGGGAGAGGTTCGAGGGTGTAGCCGCGTCGTCTACGACATCAGCAGCAAACCGCCTGCTACAATAGAATGGGAATGATCTCGAGAGGAGGGGCCGTGGATTCATTCACGAGGCCCGCTCCCGATTTTGATGCCCTGCTCAACCCCGCGCAGCGCGAAGCGGTCGGGCACGGGGACGGACCGCTGCTCATCCTCGCCGGGGCCGGCTCCGGGAAGACCCGCGTCCTGACATACCGGATCGCCGCCCTGATCCGAGACCGCGGCGTTCCGCCGCAGCGGATCCTGGCGGTGACGTTTACCAACAAAGCCGCCGGCGAGATGCGCGAGCGGGTGGAGCGGTTGGTCGGGCTGCCGATTGCCCGCGCGGTGTGGATGGGGACGTTTCATGCGATCTGCAGCCGGATCCTCCGCCGCTCGGGGGCTCCCGTGGGGGTGGACCCCCGGTTTACCATCTACGACACCGATGACCAGCGGGCGATGATGCGCGAGGTGATCCGGACACTCGACGTCGACGACCGCCAGTTTCCTCCGGCCGCGGTCTTGGCGGCGGTGGGCCGCGCGAAGAACGAGCTCGTGGACCACGTCGCTTTCGCCAGGCGGGCGGAGACCACTCGCGACGAGGTGCTCGGCAAACTCTACGCCGCCTACCAGCGGCGGCTGGATGAGTGCCACGCCCTCGACTTCGACGATCTCCTCGTCCGGACGGTGCAGCTGCTGCGCGAGCACCCGGCGACGCTGGCGGAGTACCAAGGACGCTTTCGGCACCTCCTGGTGGACGAGTACCAGGATACCAACCATGCCCAGTACCTGTTCCTCAGCCTGCTGGCGCAGGCGCACCGGAACGTCTGCGTCGTCGGGGACGACGATCAGGCGATCTACCGGTGGCGGGGGGCGGATGTCCGCAACATCCTCGAGTTCGAACGGGACTACCCGGATGCCCGCGTCATCAAGCTGGAACAGAACTACCGGTCGACCGGCCACATCCTCGCCGCCGCGGCGGCGGTGATCCGCCACAACCCGCACCGGCACACCAAGGCCTTGTGGACCGAGAACGGGGAGGGGGACCCCGTCGTACTCTACGAGGCGTTCGACGGGTACGACGAGGCGCGGTACGTGGGGGATCTCATCCGGGCGCACCGGACGGCGGGGGGACAGGCCGGCGAGATCGCGATCCTCTACCGGACGAACGCGCAGTCCCGCCAGTTCGAGGAGACGTTCCTGCGGCTCGGCATCCCGTATCAGATCGTCGGCGGCCTCCGGTTCTACGAGCGCGCCGAGGTCAAGGATCTCCTCGCCTATCTTCGGCTCGCGTACAATCAGGCGGACGAGGCCAGCCTGCGGCGGGTGATCAACGTGCCGCGGCGGGGGATCGGCGAGGGGACGGTGCGCCGGCTGGAGACGTGGGCCCGGGCCGAGGGGCGCTCGCTGTGGGAGGCCCTGCGCGCCGGGGAGGCGGGGCTCGCTCCCCACCTCCACCGCGCCGCCGCCGAGTTCGCCGCCCTGATCGACGGATTGAGCCGGTACGCCGCCGAGCATTCCGCCCGCGATGTGCTGGTGCATGCCGTCGACGCGACCGGCTACCGCCGGATGCTGGAGGCCGAAGGGACGGACGAGGCCTACGCCCGGCTGGAGAACCTCGACGAGTTGGCGGCGGTGGCGGAGGAGGTCGAGGTGACGATCGGGGAGCCGACGCTGGAGGCGTTTCTCCAGCACCTCGCGCTGATCACCGACGTCGATGCGCTGCAGGACCGCACGGACCGCGTGACCCTGATGACCCTGCACAGCGCGAAGGGGCTGGAATTCCCGGTGGTGGTGCTGGCGGGGATGGAAGAGGGGCTCTTCCCCCACGTCCGTTCGCTGGAGGAAGAGGCGAGCCTGGAGGAGGAGCGGCGCCTGTGCTATGTGGGCATGACACGCGCCCGCCGACGGCTGATCCTGACCTACGCCCACCAGCGGGCGGCGTTCGGCCCGGCCCGGCCCGGGCTGCCCTCGCGGTTTCTGGCTGAGGTTCCCGCGGAATTGCTCACGCGCGCCGCGACCCCCCGTACGCCGACCGGCGACTGGCCCGATGAAGATCGGCCGGTCCCCGAGGTGGCGGTGGGCGATGTCGTCCGGCACAAGACCTTCGGCACCGGCCGCGTGCTCGAGGTCGACGGCGAGGGCCCCCGGGCGATCATCACCGTTCGGTTCGATGAGGTCGGCACGAAGCGCCTCGCCCTGGGCTACGCCCCGTTGCAGGTCACGGGCGGCGGGCGGGAATCATCCGCCGACCAGGCGAATATTCGGAATACCTGAAGATGCGGATGACCTCGCGTGCGGCGGCGTGATCCCGAGCGAGCCCAGCAGCCGCGCACCAGGAAGGAGCCCCTCGACGTGAGAGCCCTCGCCATCTTTTGCCTCCTGGCGGCAACCGTTGCCATCCCCCCAGTGGTTGGTGCTGCGCCGCCGTCGCTGGGGCTTCCGGGGCTGCCGCACCCCAAGGTGATGGTGGGCGAGCCCGGGCGTTTCGGGGGGACGTTCCTCGACGCCCAGGTCAGCGACCCGCGAACCTTCAACCCCATCCTTGTTCAGGAATCCACCTCATCCGGACCGATCGGGAACCTGTTCGAGGGGTTGGTCGAGGACAACGGGGAAACGACCGAGACCGAGCCCGCCCTGGCCGAGTCCTGGACGACCAGCAAGGACGGCCGTACGTGGACGTTCGTGCTGCGCAAGGGGATCGAGTGGACCGATGGGGTGCCGTTCACGGCGGACGACGTGGCGTTTACGTTTCAGGTCATCTACGACAAACAGATCCCCAACAGCCTGAAGGACGTCCTGAGCGTAGAAGGCAGGCCGATCCAGGTCGACAAAGTCGATGCGTGGACCGTGCGCTTCCGCACCGCCGTTCCCTTCGGCCCCTTCCTGCGGCAGATCGGCGTCCCGATCATTCCGAAGCACAAGCTGCTGGCGGCCTACACGGCGGGGAAGTTCAACCAGACCTGGGGGGTGAATACACCGCCGCGCGACCTGGTCGGTACCGGTCCGTACATCATGACCGAGTACAAGCCGGCGCAGCGCTTCTTCTATACGCGAAACCCGCACTACTGGCGGGTCGATCAGGCCGGGCACCGCCTGCCCTACATCGACAAGGTCGTCCTGACGATCGTGCCGGACGCCAACGCCAGCCGGCTGCTGTTCCAGCAGGGAGGCACCGACGAGTACGGGATCCGGCCGCGGGAGTACGCCGAGTTCAAGCGGGGCGAGCGCGCCGGCCACTACACCGTGTACGACGGCGGGCCGACGTTCGGCACCGAGTTCCTGACCTTCAACGAGAACCCCCAAGGCGGCCTGGCCGACTACAAGCTGAAGTGGTTCCAGAACCAGAAGTTCCGCCAGGGGGTGGCCTACGCGATCGACCGGCAGGCGATCATCGCCCAAGTCTACGCCGGCCACGCCATCCCCCAGTACGGGCCGGAGAGCCCGGCCGACAAGTTCTTCTTCGACCCCCACGTGATGTCGTACCCCTACGACCTCGACCGGGCGGCGGCGACCCTGGCGGAGGCCGGGCTGAAGAAAGGGCCGGACGGTGTCCTCCGCGACGCGGAGGGCCATGCGGTGCAGTTTATCATCAGCACGAACTCCGACAACCCCGACCGCGTGGCGATCGGCAACATCATCCGCCAGGACCTCGAGCGCCTGGGGATGCAGGTGACGCTGGCGCCGGAGGCGTTCAACACGTTGGTGAACAAGCTGGTGGAGTCGTACAAGTGGGAAGCGATGGTGATGGGCCTCACCGGCGGCATCGAACCCCACAGCGGGCAGAACGTCTGGAAGTCGTCGGGCACCCTGCACATGTGGTATCCGAAGGAGCCCAAACCGGCGACGCCGTGGGAGGCGCAGGTGGACCGGTACTTCGACCTCGCCGCCACCACGGTGAACCAGAACCTGCGCAAGGACGATTACGACAAGTACCAGGCGATCGTGGCCGAGCAGGTTCCGTTCATCTACACCGCGATTCCGAACGCGTACATCGCGGTGCGCAATCGGTTCGGGAACATCAGGTACACCGCGTTTGGCGGTCCCTTCTGGAACTTCCCGGTGATCTACATCAAGCCCTGATGCGGCATCGTGGCGGTCGGGCACGGCGCAACGGCGTGAGCGCGGGAGAGGGTGGGGGAGGCGGGCCGGCCCGCCCGTCCCGACGGCGGCCCTAGGGCGGGTCCTCCCCCTCGACCATGATTCGGTACATCATCCGCCGGGTGATCCTGCTGGGCCCCCTGCTCGTGGGGATCACCTTCGTGTCCTGGGCGGCGATCCAGCTAGCCAAAGGCTCGGGAGACTATTTCCAGGCGCTCGTCCTCCAGTACCCGCAGATCAGCCCGGCCACGATCGCCGGGCTCCGCGCCCGCTTCGGGATGGATCAGCCGCCCTGGATTCAGTACCTGCGGTGGCTCTGGAACATCCTCCATCTGGATTTCGGACTGTCCTTTGCCTACCAGGTGCCGGTGACCTGGCTGATCGCGAGCCGGGCGCTCAACACCCTGCTCCTCTCCATTACCTCGCTCGTCGTCGCCTGGTCGATCGCCATCCCGGTCGGCATCTACTCGGCCGTGCACCAGTACTCGATCGCGGATGGGGTGTTCAGCGCCGCCGCGTTCATCGCCATCTCCATCCCGAGCTTCTTCAGTGCGCTGCTGCTGCTGTACGCGGCGTTTTGGACGCACCTCGTGCCGCTGCAGGGGCTCACCAGCGTCTACTACGACGGCCTCCCCTGGTACGGCAAGATGCTCGACATCGCCTGGCACCTCATCCTGCCGACGATCGCCCTCGGCGTCTTCTCCGTCGGTGGGTTGATGCGGTACATGCGCACCAATCTGCTCGACGTCCTGAGGGCCGATTACGTGAAGACCGCCCGGGCCAAGGGCGTCCCCGAGCGCCGGGTTATTTTCCGCCACGCCGTCCGGAACGCCATCAATCCGCTGGTGACCCTCTTCGGATTTGAGCTGGGCGGCCTGCTGAGCGGCGCCGCGTTTGTGGAGAACATCCTGGGATACCCGGGGCTTGGCCGGCTCATTCTGGAGGCCCTCCTGAAGAAGGACATCTTTGTGGTGATGGGGAGCCTGCTGCTCGGCAGCGTCCTGCTGATCCTCGGCAATCTCACCGCGGACATCCTGCTCGCCTACGTGGATCCGCGGATCCGGTATGATTGAGCGGACCCGCTAGTGGCGCGAGACCTGGCCGCCGCGCGATCGGCCGCGCAGCAGCAGCGGGAGGCGGCGCGCGCCCGCACACCGCTGCAGTTGGCCTGGCGGCAGCTGCGGCGCCACAGGCTGGCCCTGCTCAGCGGGGCGGCGCTGGTCGTCATCTACGCCGTCATGGTGTTCGCCGAGTTCCTGGCCCCCTACGCCCTCGACTTCTCCGATCGGACCCTGTTCTACGCGCCCCCGGTGGGGGTGCACCTCGTCGATGCGCGGGGGCGGTGGCACGCGCGCCCGTTCGTCTACGCCTACCGCCTGGTCGATCCGGATCTCCGCCTCTACGGGCCCGACACCTCGCGCACCTACGACATCCACTTCTTCGTCCGGGGGTTCCGCTACCGGCTGCTCTGGGTCGTCCCGACCGACGTCCACCTGATGGGCGTCGACGACCCGGCGCGGCTCTTCCTCTTCGGCAGCGATCAGTTCGGCCGGGACCTGCTCTCCCGGATGCTCTCCGGCAGCCGGGTCTCGCTGATGATCGGCCTGTTGGTGGTCCTGATCACCTTTCCGATCGGGCTGATCCTCGGGGGGATCGCCGGCTTCTACGGCGGATGGATCGACAACGTCATCATGCGGTCGGTCGAAGTGCTGGCCTCGTTTCCGACCTTCTATCTCCTGCTCACCCTGGCGACGGTGCTGCCGGCGACCCTCAGCAGTGCGGCCCGGCTGTTCATGATCGCCGCGGTGTTCAGCCTGGTGGGCTGGGGGGGGCTCGCCCGCATCATCAGGGGATTGGTGCTCAGCATCCGGGAGCTGGAGTTCGTGCTCGCCGCCCGGGCCGGGGGGTTGAACGATTTGCGCGTGATCACCCGGCACATCCTCCCCAGCACGTCCTCCTACGTCATCGTCGCCGCGACGCTGACGATTCCGGGGGTGATCCTGGGGGAGAGCGGGCTCTCCTATCTCGGCATCGGCGTCCAGGAGCCCAGCACCAGCTGGGGCCTCCTGCTCGCCCAGGCCCAGAGCATCGACGTCCTCACGCAGTTCCCCTGGCTGCTCCTGCCGGGGCTCGCCATCGTGCTGGTGATCCTCTTCTATAACTTTTTCGGGGATGGTGTTCGAGATGCCCTCGACCCACGGCAGCGCTCCTCGTAAGACGGCGACCCGCCCCCGGCGGGGGCTCCCCCTCGTCCCCGCCGCGATCGCCCTGGTCTTGGTCATCGTGGGCGGGGTCGTCGTCTGGAATCGGATCGCTCGGGTCCAGGAGGGGGTGGTGGTGCCTCCGGTGCCGCAGGGGGTCACCAGGGATCCGGCCACCCGAGCGCGCGGGGCCGTGGTCAGCATCTCGGGGGAGGAAAGCCATCCGCGCGCCACCTACGATCCGGCGGCGGGGACGGTGACCGTGCGCTTTCAGTCCAAGTACTACGACCCCAAGCACACCGCGGCGCTCAACCGGCAGTACCTGGCGACGGAGGGCCGGCTGGTCGTCCAGTTGATCCTGTACAACGACCCCGAGATCGGCCGGGCCGTCGTCGACCTGTACCAGGGCCGGCGGCTGCTGGCCACCGTGGGGGGGGGCCCGGCGAATTCCTACAACGACTATACGGTTCAGTATCCGAAGGATCTCCCCTGAGGCCCTTCGGGCGGCGTCCGGGGGAGGCTCCCGTGACGCAAGCGGAGCGCTCCCCGGGCCCACAGGCCAGCGGCGGCGGGGAGAGGATTTGAGAGGAGCCTAATGGAATGGTGCCGTGTTGATGGGTGATGCATAACACCGGCACAAGGCCCGGGGAGGGGTGACGGGTGGCCGACCCGCTGCTTTCAGTCCGAAACCTGAAGACCTACTTCTATACCGACGAAGGGGTCGTTCGGGCGGTCGATGGCCTCAGCTACGACCTGCAACGCGGGGAGACGCTGGGCATCGTCGGGGAGTCGGGGTGCGGCAAGAGCGTCCACGCCCTGTCCGTGATGCGGCTGATCCCGACGCCGCCAGGCAAGATCGTGGACGGGCAGATCTTCTTCGAGGGTCGGGATCTGCTGAAGTTGTCCGACGAAGAGATGCGGAAGATCCGCGGCAACCGGATCGCGATGGTCTTTCAGGAACCGATGACCTCGCTCAATCCCGTGCTCACGATCGGCGAGCAGATCGCCGAGGCGGTGATGCTTCACCAGCGGCTCGACAAAAGGGCCGCCTGGGGGCGCGCCGCCGAGATGCTCGATCGCGTGAAGATCCCCTTGGCCAAGCAGCGGGTGAAGGACTACCCCCACCAGTTCTCCGGAGGGATGCGCCAGCGCGTCATGATCGCGATGGCGCTCTCCTGCAACCCTTCCGTGCTCCTGGCCGACGAGCCGACGACCGCGCTGGAC
Proteins encoded in this region:
- the guaA gene encoding glutamine-hydrolyzing GMP synthase, which gives rise to MSRTLKEGRPAGGQRESGAAQIPRSVQDLVVVLDFGAQYSQLIARRVRELRVYSLILPFDTPLEELRDLRPRGLILSGGPASVYDPGAPRCDPALFACGIPTLGICYGMQLMAHSLGGRTGPAGRREYGRTRLFVDESEGSDRIFHGLERRLLCWMSHGDTVHALPAGFETLAHSDHSPHAAIADRVRRLYGLQFHPEVSHTPWGTDVLRNFLYEVCGCAASWSMTSFTERAVEEIRDQITTGRAICALSGGVDSAAAAGLAFRAIGDRLTCVFVDHGLLRRGEAAQVVEVFRDHFGVHLVHVDARARFLARLTDVADPERKRTLIGNEFITVFAEEAVRIGRPEFLVQGTLYPDVIESGTRTAARIKTHHNVGGLPAEMPFRLVEPLRTLFKDEVRLVARSLGLPEEMVWRHPFPGPGLAIRVLGEVTEDRLAILREADAIVTEEIGRSGLGRELWQAFAVLLPVHSVGVAGDARTYGHVVAVRAVTSQDGMTADWARLPADLLETISNRITGEVRGCSRVVYDISSKPPATIEWE
- a CDS encoding UvrD-helicase domain-containing protein, giving the protein MDSFTRPAPDFDALLNPAQREAVGHGDGPLLILAGAGSGKTRVLTYRIAALIRDRGVPPQRILAVTFTNKAAGEMRERVERLVGLPIARAVWMGTFHAICSRILRRSGAPVGVDPRFTIYDTDDQRAMMREVIRTLDVDDRQFPPAAVLAAVGRAKNELVDHVAFARRAETTRDEVLGKLYAAYQRRLDECHALDFDDLLVRTVQLLREHPATLAEYQGRFRHLLVDEYQDTNHAQYLFLSLLAQAHRNVCVVGDDDQAIYRWRGADVRNILEFERDYPDARVIKLEQNYRSTGHILAAAAAVIRHNPHRHTKALWTENGEGDPVVLYEAFDGYDEARYVGDLIRAHRTAGGQAGEIAILYRTNAQSRQFEETFLRLGIPYQIVGGLRFYERAEVKDLLAYLRLAYNQADEASLRRVINVPRRGIGEGTVRRLETWARAEGRSLWEALRAGEAGLAPHLHRAAAEFAALIDGLSRYAAEHSARDVLVHAVDATGYRRMLEAEGTDEAYARLENLDELAAVAEEVEVTIGEPTLEAFLQHLALITDVDALQDRTDRVTLMTLHSAKGLEFPVVVLAGMEEGLFPHVRSLEEEASLEEERRLCYVGMTRARRRLILTYAHQRAAFGPARPGLPSRFLAEVPAELLTRAATPRTPTGDWPDEDRPVPEVAVGDVVRHKTFGTGRVLEVDGEGPRAIITVRFDEVGTKRLALGYAPLQVTGGGRESSADQANIRNT
- a CDS encoding ABC transporter substrate-binding protein: MRALAIFCLLAATVAIPPVVGAAPPSLGLPGLPHPKVMVGEPGRFGGTFLDAQVSDPRTFNPILVQESTSSGPIGNLFEGLVEDNGETTETEPALAESWTTSKDGRTWTFVLRKGIEWTDGVPFTADDVAFTFQVIYDKQIPNSLKDVLSVEGRPIQVDKVDAWTVRFRTAVPFGPFLRQIGVPIIPKHKLLAAYTAGKFNQTWGVNTPPRDLVGTGPYIMTEYKPAQRFFYTRNPHYWRVDQAGHRLPYIDKVVLTIVPDANASRLLFQQGGTDEYGIRPREYAEFKRGERAGHYTVYDGGPTFGTEFLTFNENPQGGLADYKLKWFQNQKFRQGVAYAIDRQAIIAQVYAGHAIPQYGPESPADKFFFDPHVMSYPYDLDRAAATLAEAGLKKGPDGVLRDAEGHAVQFIISTNSDNPDRVAIGNIIRQDLERLGMQVTLAPEAFNTLVNKLVESYKWEAMVMGLTGGIEPHSGQNVWKSSGTLHMWYPKEPKPATPWEAQVDRYFDLAATTVNQNLRKDDYDKYQAIVAEQVPFIYTAIPNAYIAVRNRFGNIRYTAFGGPFWNFPVIYIKP
- a CDS encoding ABC transporter permease, which translates into the protein MIRYIIRRVILLGPLLVGITFVSWAAIQLAKGSGDYFQALVLQYPQISPATIAGLRARFGMDQPPWIQYLRWLWNILHLDFGLSFAYQVPVTWLIASRALNTLLLSITSLVVAWSIAIPVGIYSAVHQYSIADGVFSAAAFIAISIPSFFSALLLLYAAFWTHLVPLQGLTSVYYDGLPWYGKMLDIAWHLILPTIALGVFSVGGLMRYMRTNLLDVLRADYVKTARAKGVPERRVIFRHAVRNAINPLVTLFGFELGGLLSGAAFVENILGYPGLGRLILEALLKKDIFVVMGSLLLGSVLLILGNLTADILLAYVDPRIRYD
- a CDS encoding ABC transporter permease; translation: MARDLAAARSAAQQQREAARARTPLQLAWRQLRRHRLALLSGAALVVIYAVMVFAEFLAPYALDFSDRTLFYAPPVGVHLVDARGRWHARPFVYAYRLVDPDLRLYGPDTSRTYDIHFFVRGFRYRLLWVVPTDVHLMGVDDPARLFLFGSDQFGRDLLSRMLSGSRVSLMIGLLVVLITFPIGLILGGIAGFYGGWIDNVIMRSVEVLASFPTFYLLLTLATVLPATLSSAARLFMIAAVFSLVGWGGLARIIRGLVLSIRELEFVLAARAGGLNDLRVITRHILPSTSSYVIVAATLTIPGVILGESGLSYLGIGVQEPSTSWGLLLAQAQSIDVLTQFPWLLLPGLAIVLVILFYNFFGDGVRDALDPRQRSS
- a CDS encoding ABC transporter ATP-binding protein; its protein translation is MADPLLSVRNLKTYFYTDEGVVRAVDGLSYDLQRGETLGIVGESGCGKSVHALSVMRLIPTPPGKIVDGQIFFEGRDLLKLSDEEMRKIRGNRIAMVFQEPMTSLNPVLTIGEQIAEAVMLHQRLDKRAAWGRAAEMLDRVKIPLAKQRVKDYPHQFSGGMRQRVMIAMALSCNPSVLLADEPTTALDVTIQAQIIELMRELQRDFGTSIIMITHNLGVVAEMCDNVVVMYAGRPVEHTDIKRTFKEPKHPYTWGLLHSVPKLYVRQERLVPIEGQPPSLIDLPPGCSFAPRCPFAMEVCVQVDPPDLTVSPGHTAKCWLYSDKATEKEKEAAAAAGLAASLSSST